A stretch of Candidatus Eisenbacteria bacterium DNA encodes these proteins:
- a CDS encoding citrate synthase: MSQVARLEIDGKSYEFPIVVGTEDERGIDITALRDRTGHITVDEGYGNTGSCTSAVTFIDGERGILRYRGIAIEELAEKSKFTEVAYLIIHGKLPNRGEMDQFSAMLTKNEMLHEDMKFHFEGFPSHAHPMAILSSMINAAGCFMPEVVTPDPQEAFLHQAARLMSQIRTIAAFAYRKSLGLPAIYPKPSLPYTANFLHMMFSHPFEDYDLKPAVVDALDLVLLLHADHEQNCSTSTVRMVASSRASLFASAASGVCALWGPLHGGANQAVIDMLEEIRRSGDDGSRFLVEVKDKKAAKRLMGFGHRVYKNYDPRARIIKARCDELLAALNLDDPLLDIAKRLEEAALEDSYFIERKLYPNVDFYSGIIMRAVGIPVPMFPVMFAIGRMPGWISNYKEIHDRPDSRIYRPRQIYVGPPQRRYVPIEERG; encoded by the coding sequence ATGAGCCAAGTCGCAAGGCTAGAGATCGACGGGAAGAGCTACGAGTTTCCCATCGTCGTGGGAACCGAGGATGAACGAGGGATCGACATCACCGCATTGCGCGACCGCACGGGACACATCACGGTCGATGAGGGGTATGGAAACACGGGCTCCTGCACGAGCGCCGTCACGTTCATCGACGGCGAACGGGGGATCCTGCGCTACAGGGGCATCGCGATCGAGGAGCTCGCCGAAAAGTCCAAGTTCACGGAGGTGGCCTATCTGATCATCCACGGAAAGCTCCCGAACAGGGGGGAGATGGATCAGTTCTCGGCCATGCTGACGAAGAACGAGATGCTCCACGAGGACATGAAGTTCCACTTCGAAGGCTTCCCCTCGCACGCCCACCCGATGGCGATCCTGTCCTCGATGATCAACGCCGCGGGCTGCTTCATGCCGGAAGTGGTGACTCCCGATCCCCAGGAGGCGTTTCTCCACCAAGCCGCCCGGCTGATGTCGCAGATCCGGACGATCGCCGCCTTCGCCTACAGGAAGTCGCTCGGGCTGCCCGCCATCTATCCAAAGCCGAGCCTGCCGTACACGGCGAACTTCCTTCACATGATGTTCTCCCATCCCTTCGAGGACTACGATCTCAAGCCGGCCGTCGTAGACGCGCTCGATCTGGTCCTCCTCCTTCATGCCGACCACGAGCAGAACTGCTCCACCTCGACCGTGAGGATGGTGGCGTCGAGCCGGGCGAGTCTATTCGCCAGCGCCGCCTCAGGAGTCTGCGCCCTCTGGGGTCCGCTTCACGGGGGGGCCAATCAGGCGGTCATCGACATGCTGGAGGAGATCAGGCGCTCCGGAGACGACGGTTCGCGGTTCCTTGTGGAGGTGAAGGACAAGAAGGCGGCGAAGCGACTCATGGGATTCGGGCATCGCGTCTATAAGAACTACGACCCCAGGGCGAGGATCATCAAGGCGCGGTGCGACGAGCTTCTGGCGGCGCTCAATCTGGATGATCCTCTCCTCGACATCGCGAAGAGGCTCGAGGAGGCGGCCCTCGAGGACTCCTACTTCATCGAGCGGAAGCTCTATCCCAACGTCGACTTCTACAGCGGGATCATCATGCGGGCGGTCGGAATCCCGGTTCCGATGTTCCCGGTGATGTTCGCGATCGGACGGATGCCGGGCTGGATCTCGAACTACAAGGAGATCCATGATCGACCCGACTCCAGGATCTACCGGCCGCGCCAGATTTACGTCGGCCCGCCTCAGCGCCGGTACGTGCCGATCGAGGAACGAGGCTGA
- a CDS encoding GNAT family N-acetyltransferase: MSEANWRDRHGAKIKTASGALSLLKPGQRLFIGSACGTPQKLVQALADCPTEDVEITHLLTLGVAPYAQEKLAARYRANAFFISANVRPAVWEGRADYTPIFLSEIPDLFKLGRFPLDVALIHVTPPDEHGFCSFGVSVDITKPAAEAARIVIAEVNPQMPRTLGDCFIHVDEIDCIVENDAPIYEFVTPGPSEVTQRIAKNVADLIEDGSTIQVGYGGIPNALLSYLKEKKDLGVHTEVFSDSVIDLIDSGVINCRRKTFHPGKVVASFAMGSQKLFRYIHNNPMFEFHPVSYTNDPFVIAQNDKMVSINSALEIDLTGQVCSDSIGYRFYSGIGGQVDFVRGAARSRDGKAIIVLRSTRDNDQHSRIVPTLTEGAGVVTSRGDVHYVATEWGVAYLHGKTVRERALALISIAHPKFRSELLRLAKERSYVYADQPELPLVQARYPEEFETRVQLASGRTIHMRPIRPTDELSMRELFYSFSEDTVFYRFFSYLKAMPHEKMSQFVNVDYESEMALVAAFKEAGEEQIIGSARYYVDKATGLAEYAIEIQDEFQNQGIGTALFEHLMRVAKIKGVKGFLGYVLDTNTRAYRLMVRTGLPIETRWNEGVYAMTMRFTDEKR, encoded by the coding sequence GTGAGCGAAGCCAACTGGCGCGATCGGCACGGCGCCAAGATCAAGACCGCGAGCGGCGCATTGAGTCTTCTCAAGCCCGGCCAGCGCCTCTTCATCGGCTCCGCCTGCGGAACCCCACAGAAGCTCGTCCAGGCCCTGGCGGATTGCCCGACGGAGGATGTCGAGATCACGCACCTCCTCACCCTGGGCGTGGCCCCTTACGCTCAGGAGAAGCTCGCCGCGCGCTACCGGGCCAACGCCTTCTTCATCAGCGCCAACGTGCGCCCCGCCGTCTGGGAGGGCCGCGCCGACTACACCCCCATCTTCCTCTCGGAGATACCTGATCTCTTCAAGTTGGGCAGGTTCCCGCTCGACGTCGCGCTGATCCACGTCACGCCTCCCGACGAGCACGGCTTCTGCAGCTTCGGCGTCTCCGTCGACATCACGAAACCAGCCGCCGAGGCGGCCCGCATCGTGATCGCCGAAGTCAATCCGCAGATGCCCCGCACGTTGGGCGACTGCTTCATCCACGTCGATGAGATCGACTGCATTGTGGAGAACGACGCCCCGATCTACGAGTTCGTCACCCCGGGCCCGAGCGAGGTGACCCAGCGCATCGCCAAGAACGTCGCCGATCTCATCGAGGACGGCTCCACGATCCAGGTCGGGTACGGAGGCATCCCGAACGCCCTCCTCTCCTACTTGAAGGAGAAGAAGGACCTCGGCGTCCACACGGAGGTCTTCTCCGACAGCGTGATCGACCTGATCGACAGTGGCGTCATCAACTGCCGCAGGAAGACGTTCCATCCAGGGAAGGTCGTGGCCTCCTTCGCCATGGGAAGCCAGAAACTCTTCCGCTACATCCACAACAACCCGATGTTCGAGTTCCATCCTGTCAGCTACACGAACGACCCGTTCGTCATCGCCCAGAACGACAAGATGGTCAGCATCAACTCGGCGCTCGAGATCGATCTGACCGGCCAGGTCTGCTCCGATTCCATCGGCTACAGGTTCTACTCGGGGATCGGAGGCCAGGTCGACTTCGTCCGCGGGGCGGCGCGCTCCCGCGACGGCAAGGCGATCATCGTCCTGCGCTCCACGCGCGACAACGATCAGCACTCGCGGATCGTTCCCACCCTCACGGAGGGGGCCGGGGTCGTCACATCCCGAGGCGACGTCCACTACGTGGCGACCGAGTGGGGCGTGGCCTACCTCCACGGCAAGACGGTCCGGGAGCGGGCCCTCGCGCTCATCTCGATCGCGCATCCGAAGTTCCGCTCCGAGCTCCTGCGGCTCGCCAAGGAGCGCTCCTACGTATATGCCGATCAGCCGGAGCTGCCCCTCGTGCAGGCGCGCTACCCGGAGGAGTTCGAGACGCGCGTCCAGCTCGCCAGCGGCCGCACGATCCACATGCGGCCGATTCGTCCGACCGACGAGCTGTCGATGCGCGAGCTGTTCTACTCGTTCTCCGAGGACACAGTCTTCTATCGCTTCTTCTCCTACCTGAAGGCGATGCCGCATGAGAAGATGTCGCAGTTCGTCAATGTCGACTACGAGTCGGAGATGGCCCTCGTCGCGGCCTTCAAGGAAGCGGGTGAGGAGCAGATCATCGGGTCGGCCCGCTACTACGTCGACAAGGCCACCGGTCTCGCGGAGTATGCCATCGAGATCCAGGACGAGTTCCAGAATCAAGGGATCGGGACGGCCCTTTTCGAGCACCTGATGCGGGTTGCGAAGATCAAGGGAGTCAAGGGATTCCTCGGCTACGTGCTGGACACGAACACGCGCGCCTACAGGCTCATGGTCCGGACCGGCCTGCCAATCGAGACTCGATGGAACGAAGGGGTCTACGCGATGACGATGAGGTTCACGGATGAGAAGCGTTAA
- a CDS encoding polymer-forming cytoskeletal protein: MDGCLGSPRPFRTRRRHSRGLPGALIRSRSKFDSHAAGDPARLRLPDAADGRRHCRAPRLMIGTSGLRQDAKREESAGVMFRKSKIEDEAPAERKTAYEVTVGAGTKIDGDMTVRGSARIFGEIIGDLQVSGELELELGARVKGVVRAEKARISGRIEGDVSVRDSLELCTGSHLRGDVYAKSFRIQDGAIFQGQCHMGRLAESGAALDDAAARR; this comes from the coding sequence ATGGACGGCTGCCTGGGGAGTCCCCGTCCATTCCGAACCCGACGCCGGCATTCCCGAGGCCTTCCGGGCGCCCTGATCCGATCGCGATCGAAATTCGACTCGCATGCGGCCGGCGATCCTGCGAGACTGCGACTGCCAGATGCGGCGGACGGGAGACGGCATTGCCGCGCGCCTCGACTCATGATCGGGACGTCGGGGCTCCGTCAGGACGCGAAAAGGGAGGAGTCAGCAGGCGTCATGTTCCGCAAGAGCAAGATCGAGGATGAGGCTCCCGCCGAGCGAAAGACGGCCTATGAAGTCACCGTCGGCGCGGGCACGAAGATCGACGGAGACATGACCGTTCGAGGCAGCGCGCGGATCTTCGGCGAGATCATCGGCGACCTCCAGGTGAGCGGGGAGCTGGAGCTGGAACTGGGGGCGCGCGTCAAGGGAGTCGTCCGTGCTGAGAAAGCGCGGATCTCCGGACGGATCGAGGGCGATGTGAGCGTCCGCGACTCGCTGGAGCTCTGCACGGGCTCCCACCTCCGGGGCGATGTCTACGCCAAGAGCTTCCGCATCCAGGACGGCGCCATATTCCAGGGGCAGTGCCACATGGGGCGCCTGGCGGAGAGCGGCGCGGCTCTCGACGACGCGGCCGCTCGCCGATGA
- a CDS encoding amidohydrolase family protein — MRLGDDLLWIEGALLGPGGIKRGRVSLRCRGEAKAPPEAVWSLRPDQLLIPGFHDHHTHFVSAFRAPQGPDLHGCLSRESCLAEVALWLRRHPGAQPVLGEGWDESVWDDPRPPLGSDLDRIDRERPIALRRVCGHRAVINTAAWRLIDPRGAEADPMTGSITESLALTLAQRWPSPRAALVEGIVRGQSVAFREGVVAIDEMGRLETYEALRSVEESGRLLMRVDHYFPLDALPDLLDRGIRPERRTGPLRVAGLKAFLDGSIGARTAAVGAGYADGRGAGMLLRSTPELIEAVGLGVDEGYCIALHAIGERAVEQALLAFETVRPRTRPGSALRIEHAEQMDDRAIERAESAGVTLSMQPNFAARWQGPGQMYERALGRDRALRLNRFASAARAGRLLFGSDMMPFGPLAGLPGALDHPDPAESLALAPALKAYAAAGRESGEGPDAPSEAPALDLAVLSFEGGDPLEALKSRRARVVWTAAWGVPVHSEPDAGIPEAFRAP, encoded by the coding sequence ATGCGACTCGGTGACGATCTCCTGTGGATTGAGGGAGCCCTTCTCGGGCCGGGTGGAATCAAGCGCGGTCGTGTGTCTCTCCGATGCCGAGGCGAGGCCAAGGCGCCGCCGGAAGCGGTATGGAGCTTGCGTCCGGATCAGCTTCTCATCCCCGGTTTCCACGACCACCACACCCACTTCGTCTCCGCCTTCCGCGCGCCGCAGGGGCCTGACCTCCACGGATGCCTGAGTCGGGAGTCCTGCCTGGCGGAGGTCGCCCTGTGGCTCCGCCGGCATCCGGGGGCGCAGCCTGTCCTCGGTGAAGGCTGGGACGAATCGGTCTGGGATGACCCGCGGCCGCCGCTCGGCAGCGATCTGGATCGGATCGACAGGGAGCGCCCGATCGCCCTCCGGCGAGTCTGCGGGCATCGGGCGGTGATCAACACGGCCGCGTGGAGGCTCATCGATCCTCGAGGGGCGGAGGCCGATCCGATGACCGGATCGATCACAGAAAGCCTCGCGCTGACGCTCGCCCAGCGCTGGCCCTCCCCCCGCGCGGCCCTCGTCGAAGGGATCGTCCGCGGCCAGTCTGTCGCCTTTCGCGAGGGGGTCGTGGCGATCGACGAGATGGGGCGCCTGGAGACGTACGAGGCGCTGCGTTCCGTGGAGGAGTCGGGGCGGCTTCTGATGCGGGTCGATCACTACTTCCCGCTGGATGCGCTCCCCGATCTTCTGGATCGCGGGATACGTCCCGAACGGAGAACGGGTCCGCTGCGAGTCGCCGGATTGAAGGCGTTCCTGGACGGCTCGATCGGGGCGCGGACGGCTGCCGTCGGCGCCGGCTACGCTGACGGACGAGGAGCCGGAATGCTCCTCCGCTCGACCCCGGAGCTGATCGAAGCCGTCGGGCTGGGCGTCGACGAGGGATATTGCATAGCCCTTCATGCCATCGGTGAGCGCGCGGTCGAGCAGGCGCTCCTGGCCTTCGAGACGGTCCGGCCCCGGACGCGGCCGGGGAGCGCCCTCAGGATCGAGCACGCCGAGCAGATGGACGATCGGGCGATCGAGCGAGCCGAGTCCGCAGGAGTCACGCTGTCGATGCAGCCGAACTTCGCCGCACGGTGGCAGGGGCCCGGGCAGATGTATGAGCGGGCGCTCGGCCGTGACCGCGCTCTGCGGCTGAATCGCTTCGCCTCCGCGGCGAGGGCGGGCAGACTGCTCTTTGGCTCCGACATGATGCCCTTCGGCCCGCTCGCCGGGCTTCCGGGCGCTCTGGATCACCCCGATCCAGCCGAAAGCCTGGCGCTCGCTCCCGCCCTCAAGGCGTATGCCGCCGCGGGCCGGGAATCGGGAGAGGGGCCGGACGCCCCCTCGGAAGCGCCGGCCCTCGATCTCGCGGTCCTCTCGTTCGAGGGCGGCGATCCGCTGGAGGCGCTGAAGAGCCGGAGAGCCCGGGTCGTATGGACGGCTGCCTGGGGAGTCCCCGTCCATTCCGAACCCGACGCCGGCATTCCCGAGGCCTTCCGGGCGCCCTGA
- a CDS encoding CoA-binding protein, with product MRSVNLDHLFKPRSIAVVGASNRPGSVGRALFANVLMNGYTGVVYPVNMTAKSILGVKAYDSVLEVPDEIDLVVLLVPAVTVPATLAECGQKKVKAAIVISAGFKELGPTGTMLEQAVRDRARSYGISLVGPNCFGMITTSPAVQLNATFGRVMPSFGNIALISQSGAIGVNALEYAQSEDIGLSKFISIGNKADISENEVLAYLKDDDETDVIMLYLEDLADPAEFLQIARDTTSNLHKPKPILAIKSGRTTEGAKAASSHTGALAGSEEAYNAFFAQAQILRVETINELFAKGAALAYQPAPKGKRVGILTNAGGVGIMATDACVAQGLEIAQLSHRTKTELMKHLPVTASTANPIDIIGDADARRYEAALRLLVEDENVDGIIPMWTPTLMAESLEIAQIIAKIGQTSDKPILACIQTMGPSAEIRRALLLDKIPWYQFPENAARAMAAMAEYGRWSTRAQGTIAHYPDVQEDLVRRIVDEARARDPFFLSEPEGHAILKAYGLPVPDFQLVKTADEAIEAAQKIGYPLVLKIVSPDILHKTDFGGVRIGIADEESLRAEFASLLETVESRRPGANIWGVLIQKMAPKGTETILGMKRDPHFGPILMFGLGGVMVEVLKDVTFRLAPITDLSAEPMVTGIKAYKLLQSFRGQPARDVAKIQECLQRLSQLVVDFEEIDEIDVNPLLVYEEGKGALVLDARFLLR from the coding sequence ATGAGAAGCGTTAATCTGGATCATCTCTTCAAGCCCCGATCGATCGCGGTCGTCGGAGCATCGAACCGGCCCGGGAGCGTCGGGCGCGCGCTGTTCGCCAACGTGCTCATGAACGGCTACACGGGCGTCGTCTACCCCGTCAACATGACCGCGAAGAGCATCCTCGGAGTCAAGGCGTACGACTCGGTTCTCGAGGTCCCCGATGAGATCGACCTGGTCGTTCTCCTTGTCCCCGCCGTGACGGTGCCCGCGACCCTCGCGGAGTGCGGCCAAAAGAAAGTGAAGGCGGCGATCGTCATCTCGGCCGGGTTCAAGGAGCTCGGTCCGACGGGAACGATGCTCGAGCAGGCGGTCCGGGACCGGGCCAGATCCTATGGAATCTCCCTCGTGGGGCCGAACTGCTTTGGAATGATCACGACCAGCCCCGCAGTGCAACTCAACGCCACCTTCGGCCGGGTCATGCCGAGCTTCGGCAACATCGCCCTGATCTCCCAATCGGGCGCCATCGGCGTCAACGCGCTCGAGTACGCCCAGTCGGAGGACATCGGCCTCTCGAAGTTCATTTCGATCGGCAACAAGGCCGACATCAGCGAGAACGAGGTCCTGGCCTATCTCAAAGATGATGATGAGACCGACGTCATCATGCTCTACCTCGAGGACCTCGCCGACCCGGCCGAGTTCCTGCAGATCGCGCGGGATACCACGTCGAATCTGCACAAGCCCAAGCCGATCCTCGCGATCAAGTCGGGCCGCACGACGGAGGGGGCCAAGGCGGCCTCCTCCCATACGGGCGCCCTCGCGGGATCCGAGGAGGCCTACAACGCCTTCTTCGCGCAGGCGCAGATCCTCCGGGTCGAGACGATCAACGAGCTCTTCGCCAAGGGAGCCGCCCTCGCATACCAGCCCGCTCCCAAGGGGAAGCGCGTCGGGATCCTGACCAACGCCGGAGGTGTCGGGATCATGGCCACGGACGCCTGCGTGGCCCAAGGTCTCGAGATCGCCCAGTTGTCCCACCGCACCAAGACCGAGCTCATGAAGCACCTGCCGGTCACGGCCTCCACCGCGAATCCGATCGACATCATCGGGGACGCCGACGCCCGTCGCTACGAGGCCGCGCTGCGGCTGCTCGTCGAGGATGAGAACGTGGACGGGATCATCCCGATGTGGACGCCCACGCTGATGGCCGAGTCGCTCGAGATCGCGCAGATCATCGCCAAGATCGGCCAGACCTCCGACAAACCGATTCTCGCCTGCATTCAGACAATGGGCCCGAGCGCTGAGATCCGCCGCGCCCTGCTGCTCGACAAGATCCCCTGGTATCAGTTCCCCGAAAACGCGGCGCGCGCCATGGCGGCGATGGCCGAGTACGGCAGGTGGAGCACCCGCGCGCAGGGGACGATCGCCCACTACCCGGACGTCCAGGAGGATCTCGTCCGCCGCATCGTCGATGAGGCTCGCGCGAGGGACCCCTTCTTCCTCTCCGAGCCGGAGGGACACGCGATTCTCAAGGCGTACGGCCTGCCGGTGCCCGACTTCCAGCTTGTGAAGACCGCGGACGAGGCGATCGAGGCGGCCCAGAAGATCGGCTACCCTCTAGTGCTCAAGATCGTCTCCCCCGACATCCTCCACAAGACCGACTTCGGCGGAGTGAGGATCGGCATCGCCGACGAGGAGTCGCTCCGCGCGGAGTTCGCGAGCCTTCTGGAGACGGTGGAGTCGCGCAGGCCCGGGGCCAACATCTGGGGGGTCCTCATCCAAAAGATGGCCCCCAAGGGGACCGAGACGATCCTCGGGATGAAGCGCGATCCCCACTTCGGCCCGATTCTGATGTTCGGCCTCGGCGGCGTGATGGTGGAGGTCTTGAAGGACGTCACCTTCCGGCTCGCGCCGATCACCGACCTTTCGGCGGAGCCGATGGTGACCGGGATCAAGGCCTACAAGCTCCTGCAATCGTTCCGAGGACAGCCCGCTCGCGACGTCGCCAAGATCCAGGAGTGCTTGCAGCGGCTCTCCCAACTCGTCGTCGACTTCGAGGAGATCGACGAGATCGATGTAAACCCGCTCCTGGTCTACGAGGAGGGAAAGGGGGCGCTCGTCCTGGACGCCCGGTTCCTGCTCCGGTAG
- a CDS encoding rhomboid family intramembrane serine protease has protein sequence MNRDYAGGGVSFGGPLRTVVGLLIAWNVIFFLGQSVAAQALPGLDRFLLYTLGLVPRDVIHGRIWQLLTYMFLHGSFFHIAFNMLALWMFGSQLEFLWGGRRFIQYYLFTGIGAGITNTVFEASSSIPIVGASGAVYGLLLAYGIYFPNRQILVYFLFPMRAKYFVILFGLLEFLASIRGFTIRDGIAHLAHLGGLLFGLIYIKGIPLRWLRRSRRGGRGRGTRVVDIRSHRDFQERDPLD, from the coding sequence ATGAACAGAGACTACGCCGGCGGGGGGGTCTCCTTCGGCGGGCCGCTCCGCACGGTCGTGGGCCTCCTGATCGCCTGGAATGTGATCTTCTTCCTGGGCCAGTCGGTCGCCGCTCAGGCCCTTCCCGGCCTCGATCGCTTCCTGCTCTACACCCTGGGTCTCGTGCCGCGTGACGTCATCCACGGGCGGATCTGGCAGCTCTTGACCTACATGTTCCTCCACGGGAGCTTCTTCCACATCGCCTTCAACATGCTTGCCCTCTGGATGTTCGGTAGCCAGCTCGAATTCCTCTGGGGGGGACGGCGGTTCATACAGTACTACCTCTTCACCGGCATCGGAGCGGGGATCACCAACACGGTCTTCGAAGCCAGCTCATCGATCCCGATCGTCGGGGCCAGCGGAGCCGTCTACGGCCTTCTCCTCGCCTACGGGATCTACTTCCCGAATCGGCAGATCCTGGTCTACTTCCTGTTTCCGATGCGGGCGAAGTACTTCGTCATCCTCTTCGGCCTTCTGGAGTTCCTCGCCTCGATTCGGGGATTCACGATTCGTGACGGGATCGCCCACCTTGCCCACCTCGGCGGCCTTCTCTTCGGCTTGATCTACATCAAGGGGATTCCGCTTCGGTGGTTGCGGCGATCGAGAAGGGGTGGCAGGGGGCGCGGGACGCGCGTGGTCGACATCAGGTCCCACCGGGACTTCCAGGAGCGGGATCCGCTGGACTGA